TTGGCATAATGGGGTTCTTGATATACCGAGTTCTCATTGTGCAACACAACCGGTGTCGCCTGTTGGGGTCTATCATTCCCGAGTTCTGAATGCAATCCAGGTAATTCGGCAGCCGGATTGGTTAAAATAAGTTCGGGTCAAAACTAGAGGTGTAAACAAGTCAACAATAAACTTGTTGAGCTCATGAGCCTAGTCAAGAACTTTGTATATGAAACCTGTATACGTTTATCAAACGTGCTTCAGTTTAGGCTCGGGTGGCTCTGCTCGTTTACATTTTTAGTCAAAATATCTGAATGCAATCCAGGTAATTCGGCAGCCGGATTGGTTAAAATAAGTTCGGGTCAAAACTAGAGATGTAAACAAGTCAACAATAGACTTGTTGAGCTCATGAGCCTAGTCAAGATCTGTATATGAAACTTGTATACGTTTATTAAACGTGCTTCAATTTAGGCTCGAGTGGCTCTGCTCGTTTACATTTTTAGTCAAAACATCTGGATACTTCTTTACATCAAATATGATTTACAAACTAATGGAAGTTAACTATTGTCCTAATGTTTTAGGAAGCCCGGAGGGCAGCAGAAAGGGCGTATGATGTAACCAAAGTGGACGAAAGAGTTAACAGGGCAGTGGCAGCTGCCAACAGGTCAGCTAATGCTGCTAGAGTAGCTGCAGTGAAGGCAGTACAAAAACACCTACCTGACAAGAGCAACTGTCAAAAACTTCATAACTGTTTCCAACAGCCTAGCTTGTGACAGATTTTGAAAGCTAGTTATTTGATGACATCACTCATGGGTATATAGAAGTTTAGTTACTTAGATTAGCAATAGCACTTAGTTAATGTTTGAAACCAAGCTAGTGTTGCATGTCTGATATGAAATCAAGATCAAATATATGTTGGGTCTAAATGATGTAAGCAGAGACATGGCATTTGAAGTTCAAACCTTGCTTGAAAAATGTCATTTGCAATCTAGTTTAACATTAAATAAAGATAAAAAACCTTCAGAAATATGATAAGAGAATTGAGAATTACAATAGATCAAAAAAGACCAAATCTAACTCTCGGTCTGCTCCCTCAGCCTACGGATGGTACTCCTGACAGTAACTGCACTAGCGGTGCtgcaaaaaaacaaaaacataagtTAGTGTTGTAATTCTGAAATAAATATGGCAATATAATAAAGAAACAAGATTTTAATTACTTCAATGTATAAGCACCGCCTGCTTTCACTTTGCCACAATCTTTGCAGCCCCAGATTCCGACAGCCTTCCTTTTCACAGCGTACTGCAAAGATAGGCCAAGAATAAGAGTTTTAATTATAGTTCATTGTGCGCTACGTCACATTTACACACACGAAAAAATGTACCTTCCCGCAAAATTCACAGAAAAATTTGCTGTGCTGGCTGACCTCCATCTTCTTGATCTGCTTCCTCAAACTGGCACCATAACGTGTGCCTGCAAGTCGGACAGATATTAGAAATTTCAAATATCACAATACACAAAATGTTCTTCAGAAGTGAGAATTTTTATCAAGCTTTAATTTTGAATATGAACAATCATAAACATAGattagtcaaatcaaagaaaataATAGATCAACACAGTTATTATGATGAAAATTATGTTGAGTTTGAAGCAAAGTTTTCCTTTCAAGTTTAATGCTTATTGACTATGAAATGACAAAGCAAGCATATTTATATCTCATACCATATTTCCCGACAATGCCAGCCTTCTTGGTTCTCTTAGTCTGTGTAAAAGAAAACAACCTTATCAATACTTGAGCATAACAAAATACTATAAGCAATAAAACATAAGAAAGCCTAGAGGAAATAGAAGCAAAAGGACATGCGCAGAACATAAACACTTACAGGTTCAGCATACAGAAACACATAACATGATATGAAATGAACCCCAGGCCATGAACATTGTTCATTTCCCTCTCTTCCTATATACTCTATCCACACATTTTAAACTATGAAACTAAGTTTCAGAACAATCATATAGCACACTATCAGATCTTGATTGTATCAAGGTCTTTACATTCCAATTCCATTGATAGTTATACCAACCAAACACATCATAGGATTTCAAAGGAACTCTTTAaaatccaattccaattccattacATTCACTACCTAAATGTTTTCTTTTTTATACCTTCACAACACCAATGATTTGTCTATGGTTCAAAATCAGACAACCCGATCATATTAgcagaaaaaaaaaaccctacaaGTCTACAAGCACATATAATTCAAGCAATTCGTCAACAAACACGTACAATAACAACAATTAATTCAAGCAATTCATCAACAAACATGTACAATAAGAACAAAGAGTGTATGTACCATGTCGTGAAGGTTGCTGAAATCGGGTGAGACGGGATTCTTGAGATTAGAAGCAACGAAAACCCTAGGTTTTGACTGTAGGAACAGTTTATATGGTGGACTGCATAACCTAGACACTGTTTTGGGCTTATAGTTGGGCCGGATTGATAAACTCAAACAAGCTAAGTCCAACTTTAATCTTGACCCAATCTTTTCAAAGGCCCTTTTATTTTGTAATGTTCGTGAATCGTGACTCGTCAGCGTTTTTTATTGGATTTTGTAGAATAGCTGATTAGGATATATAGAATATAGGTTCTGAGTAACAGACCAACATTATTCACTGTTCCAAGTTCCAACAATCTCTTGTAACATGAATATGATAGGGTTTAAATGTATGTAATGAggggattaggatcaaatacaaatgatCCTAAttataagaagtgtaagaaggatttatagagtgataaGTGTCCAATAACTTAAAAAACCCATTAcacaaaaaaacccactacaaaaaaaaaataaataaataaaaacatttaaacatccaccaccaccaaaaacctaacccccccccccccacacacacacacacacacatcacccacccaaaaaaaaaaaaaaaaaaaaattgccgagggggtgggggtttaggttttaggatggtggtgggggtgggtgtttagttttttttagatttttttttaggtttttggggggtggggggttaggtttttagggggtgggggagtgggggggggttaggttttttttaggttttttgggggtggaagggttaggttttttggtgaggtatagtttttttttttttttttttttttttgccgggggggggggggggggtgggggggtttaggttttgggtggggggggggttaggtttttgggtggtggtggggtggggtggggtgggggtgggtgtttaggtttttggtggtgatgtagtgggtttagttttaagttattggacacttgtcactctataaatccttcttacacttcttacaattagaagcctttgtagaataacttgaccctgtAATGAGATTTTGTGTAAGAACAACCTATTGTAACATTTTTAGTCGAACGTTGTCGACAATGTTATGTTAAAtatagggctggcatatcgtgtatacccgtacacgataagacacgatacacgaaatcccatacacgaacacgatacgataacttatcgtgtcctttttctcaaacacgaacacgacacgatatacacgaaaattacatgttaatacctgttaacacgattgttcgactgttatacacaaaaattacctgttaaaacctgTTAACACGAAaaaaaacacgaacacgacatgctatctgagagttacagagggagtttatggtttttttttttaaattaaatggggaatgaaaatagaaaggaattaaAGAACCACACGCACATGGCTGATGAGTTTCATTTGatttaatttcttatcgtgtactaacgggtattaacaggtaaacaggtatttaacctgtttatacacgaaaattcacaggtaatctcgtgtctacctgtttggtacacgatacctgttaaggccatacacgatacctgttaacttcgtgtaggttcgtgtcgtgtattcgtgtaaaattaTCAGCCCTAGTACTTAAATACACTGAGTCCATTAACATAGGTGGAACTTTTAGAAGACCCATGAGGTTCGTTGACCCTTTGGCCATGGGCTGGGACAACATTCTTATTTGCAGGATGTTTTGTAGTTTGACCTTTTTAAATTATGTTACACTCGTGGAGTAATTAAAGTGAATATGGGATTTAGAATAGCATCATCAGAGTTTCTCCAACATGCGGCAGTCGGCAAAGACAGCGGTATCTTTTTCTAGTTATTCTTTAGGCTGGGTCTATTCGCACACGCTGtttgtctttttgcacatccaaagcgcctcgctatggccaaagcggggcgctttggctttggtcaacagacaaggactgacttctgtcagtccttgtctgttgaccaagccaaagcgccccgctttggccatagcgaggcgctttggatgtgcaaagtccttgtctgttgaccaagccaaagcgccccgctttggccatagcgaggcgctttggatgtgcaaaaaaGACAAACAGCTTGGTTGGGGTTTATTTGGGTTGATGTGGgttagtttggtagggatttttggttgAATTAGTATGGTAGAGATTTTTGTAGTAAAAAAATTTTATGTGAGATTTGCCGTTGTGAATgggaatttgtttttgaatgattgaatgttgccttttttgaattaaaacgttgtttattttattttattaaatttgccgttataattacgtcgttacgtcattatttttacagaaggtgtataacataagttcaacgaGCGTTAAATAAAACGAACACgttatttgtttttgaatgattgaatgttgccttttttgaattaaaacgttgtttattttattttattaaatttgccgttataattacgtcgttacgtcattatttttatagaaggtgtataacataagttcaacgaGCGTTAAATAAAacgaacacgttaaataaaatatacagaaagccataagaattaaacgtgatgtaaatagaagattaactgcaatatatatatatatatatatatatatatatatatatatatatatatatatatcagtttgtacatgcaatacacaacaaaaaggtacaactgagtacataatacataacaaaacactaaacaaacaaactaatgtactaatcctcgtgcggtggggacggtgggaggggaCGTGGAGGCAACGCAGCGAGCTCTCGTAGCTCAACGAGCGTCTCGACCATCCACTCAATGAGTGCGCCCTGACGTCTGAGGCGCCGgtcgaagtcccgagccacctcacgcgCTACCGGAGGTAGGTCAGCGTAAACGTGCTGCGGGTACTGTGGCGGCTCAGGAGCTGGCTGAACTGGTGGTACGTGGACCTCCTCGACCCGGTCCTCCTGCGCCGGATCATCCTGAGCCTGaggctgagcctgagcctgagcctgagcctgaccCTCAGGCTGATCCTCAGGCTCATCGATGCCCAGAGCCTGTCGCTGAGCCCGCAGAGCGGCCTGCTGAACATCAGGAGGGGCTAAGATCCCAGGCCTCACCTCAAtaacaaccgggatgacctccgGCAACACCACTGGCTGAAAAATCAGCCCGCCAGCACCCCTGAACCGCAGACCGACATCAAaggtacgggtgatctgcatAGCGGATGCTGACGCGCGGCCCAACCTGGATGACGGGACCGGATCGGACAGCAGCGGATCTAGCTCGGGCACGATCCCTAGCGATCGTGCAATGGCGGTGATAAACGAGCCAGTGTGAAGATACCTGCGGAGCTGCCAGTGGTATGCAGTAGCAAAGTACTCTGCCAGGCTGGCTGCTAGATCGCAGGGCTGGCGGCGTAGTAGGCagtaaagaaagaaaaggtcactAAGGTTGACCTTCTCCTTGCTGGAACCCCGCGGCACGATAGTCGACGCAATCACCTGGTGCAGGTATCGGTACAAGGGATCTATAATggtggtggccttttgccaggatttcccaaagggaACCCTGGAAACGGCCCTCCAGAAACTAATAAGCGTCTGCCTGTCCATCATCGTAACAGCCTGCGTATATAAATCAGTATCAAGCTCAGGCTCAGTGTACAAACCTGTTTGGACAGCAAACTCCCGCACACTCATCTCAAACTGCTGACCGGCCAGACGGAATGTAACCTCGTGTACCGGAAATAAAGGGTCCTCCACGTAATCCGCCGGATGCGGCGCGTATGTAAACGTAGAGCAAAACTCGACCGTAAGCTCAGGGTACGAGTCCTCCATCGCTAACTCAAATAGGCGCGACCAGGGAGTATCTAGCCCTACTATGTCACGCGCCCGCTCGATCTCCCCCACGGTAGATAGCAGCTCCCAGTCTATGCCTACGTGCTCCCCAATCGGTATGGTGCGCAACCTAGCGCATCTCCCCCTCGCCCGCGACCCCACCGGAAACTGAAGATACGGACATGCCGGCTCCTCCTCGTCCCCCACCAAACCCTCATCCATATGCTCAATCTCCTCATCGGATAAATCCATCCCTGCACGTTGATCaaatattattaaacaaataataataattaaacaaataataattaaacaaataataataattaaacaaatattaataattaaacaaataataattaaacaaataataataattaaacaaatattaataaactaataataaataaacaaataataataaataaacaaataataataaataaacaaataataataaataaacaaataataataataaacaaatattaataaacaaataataattaaacaaataataagtaaacaaataataattaaacaaataataataaataaacaaataataataaataaacaaataataataaataaactaatattaataaacaaataataattaaacaaataataattaaacaaataataattaaacaaataataataaataaaacaaataataattaaacaaataataataattaaacaaataataataattaaacaaataataattaaacaaataataattaactaataataattaaacaaataataataattaaacaaatattaataaacaaataataaataaacaaataataatagttaaacaaattatttaataaacaaattaaaattaaaaaaaataaacatgaaccaaagcgccccgctatggcctcGGCGCGGCGCTTTGGTTCTTCATTCTGAAGAACAGAAGCCAAACAGCAGCTGATCCGGTCAAAATCAACAACAATCAACCATGTTTTTTGAATGCAAAGATAAAGGAAAGTGACTGGGGTTTAGATCTAACCTTTATGCGGTTGAAAGCTCAAATAATCTTCGAAATTGGCTCGAGTGTGTGTAAATCGCACCTTGGGTGTGTGTTTGTTGTTTGGGTGAAGTGGGGGGAAGATGCCCCGCTTCAGTGTATAACGAgggaccaaagcgccccgctatggccaaagcggggcgctttgggtCCAAAACGCCCCGTTTTGAGCATAGCGGGGCGTTTTGggctttttttaaattttttaaaattgtattTAATTAACAAACGGGTCAATAAATAGTCTAAATTTGCCGTTTTTTCCtttatacatcattttttaatatatatggactatacggcaagttccggatcaaatcggttacgtgtgatgtcttATTCCGTGATCTCGTATCATTTAGGTTTGAAATCACAAGTACTCCTGTGAGAAGTGTTATGTGTATcagccgcctaccgtacatgaacatgacgtattttttcattaattgcagtattatgatgtatattgtcatttcgggtcgtacaagtgcgtattgaatccgattgggtcgtgtcggtgacattcggtttttaacgtgatgtaacgcgtatattgaacaaacacaaacgtggttattattaaacacatttaagatacacaaacacaaacgtgattattattaaacacatttaagatacatcgtgaacatatggGATTGCATTAAGGTCGGGGGCACGATACGTAAGCATTTCGTACGTGTCGATCTGATCCCTGTATAATGTATGCCAGCCTGCTGCGC
This is a stretch of genomic DNA from Helianthus annuus cultivar XRQ/B chromosome 16, HanXRQr2.0-SUNRISE, whole genome shotgun sequence. It encodes these proteins:
- the LOC110915896 gene encoding 60S ribosomal protein L37a — encoded protein: MTKRTKKAGIVGKYGTRYGASLRKQIKKMEVSQHSKFFCEFCGKYAVKRKAVGIWGCKDCGKVKAGGAYTLNTASAVTVRSTIRRLREQTES